A section of the Diabrotica virgifera virgifera chromosome 8, PGI_DIABVI_V3a genome encodes:
- the LOC126890015 gene encoding uncharacterized protein LOC126890015 isoform X1 yields the protein MYLEGGHILIYSGVPNEKKAAAGVGCVIHKDRIKHIQTWESWTERILTVEMKDEGEENLTIITVYGPDENEKKEIKDKFWEDLNIAVENSKGNIFIIGDFNGRVGTKDMSTSDVIGKYGEEVRNNNGRRLIEFCELNSLIVTNTHYEHKNIHKFTRQGPRETEKSIIDYILIERNNRRALQDIRVRRGPEISSDHYLLEAKIKHRIEPQTRAAENRKKIESETIKNYKLRDKQIAQKYEELTNLKITNLMRPIQVSNLEQKWQLLKGILIETAREACEVYRKNNKTKQTSWWNDEIKNHVKMKKKMWEKYLGNKTEENYDRYKEERKKVRDMIKIEKEKTWIQFGQQMEYNSKENQKVFYRTMKNIRIDKPTRDTRIKNTDGTIIRDDQEIMERWKQHFQELLTSNEVNREENNEENEERTEQEENTDEITNEEIETAIKKLKNGKSPGHDRITPEMLKYMGLEGRKLLREICNEAWKKEEIPSDREMGVILPIHKKGDIKEYNNYRGITLLCTALKVYETVLEQKLKNIIETTLEEAQSGFRKGRGVQDHIQSEK from the coding sequence ATGTATTTGGAAGGTGGACATATTCTCATATACAGCGGTGTGCCAAACGAAAAAAAAGCAGCAGCGGGAGTGGGATGTGTAATACATAAAGACAGAATAAAGCACATACAAACATGGGAAAGTTGGACAGAAAGAATACTTACAGTAGAGATGAAGGATGAAGGGGAAGAAAACCTAACCATAATCACGGTGTATGGCCCAGATGAAAATGAGAAAAAGGAAATAAAGGACAAATTCTGGGAAGACCTCAACATAGCCGTAGAAAACAGTAAaggaaatatatttattattggagattttaatgGTAGAGTAGGAACCAAGGATATGTCGACATCTGATGTAATTGGAAAATATGGTGAGGAGGTGAGAAATAACAATGGAAGAAGATTAATAGAATTTTGTGAATTAAATAGCCTAATAGTAACAAACACACATTATGAgcataaaaatattcataaatttACAAGACAAGGACCAAGAGAAACGGAAAAATCAATAATCGACTACATACTGATAGAACGCAATAATAGAAGGGCACTCCAAGATATAAGAGTTAGAAGAGGACCGGAAATAAGCAGTGACCACTACTTATTAGAAGCTAAAATAAAACATAGGATAGAACCCCAAACTAGAGCagcagaaaatagaaaaaagatTGAGTccgaaacaattaaaaactataagcttAGAGACAAACAAATAGCTCAAAAATACGAAGAACTGAcaaacttaaaaataacaaacttGATGAGACCAATACAGGTAAGCAATTTGGAACAAAAATGGCAACTACTCAAAGGTATATTAATTGAAACGGCAAGAGAAGCGTGTGAGGTGTACAGGAAaaacaacaaaactaaacaaacgaGCTGGTGGAATGATGAAATCAAAAACCAtgtaaaaatgaagaagaaaatgTGGGAAAAGTATTTAGGGAACAAAACCGAGGAAAATTACGATAGATacaaagaagaaagaaagaaagtaaGAGACatgataaaaatagaaaaagaaaagacCTGGATACAATTCGGACAACAGATGGAATACAATAGTAAAGAAAATCAGAAAGTTTTCTATCGAACAATGAAAAATATAAGAATAGACAAACCAACAagagatacaagaataaaaaacacaGATGGAACAATAATAAGAGACGATCAAGAAATAATGGAACGATGGAAGCAACACTTTCAAGAACTACTAACTAGTAATGAAGTAAACAGAGAAGAAAACAAcgaagaaaatgaagaaagaacAGAACAGGAAGAAAACACAGatgaaataacaaacgaagaaatagaAACAGCAATAAAGAAActtaaaaatgggaaatctcctgGACATGATAGAATAACACCAGAAATGCTGAAGTATATGGGACTGGAAGGTAGGAAATTGCTCAGAGAAATATGCAATGAggcatggaagaaagaagaaataccGTCGGACCGGGAGATGGGAGTAATACTGCCcatacataagaaaggagatatcAAAGAATATAACAATTATAGAGGAATTACACTACTATGTACGGCACTGAAAGTATATGAAACAGTATTAGAACAAAAGCTGAAGAATATAATAGAAACGACACTAGAAGAAGCCCAGAGTGGTTTCCGGAAAGGACGAGGGGTGCAAGatcacatacagtcggaaaaatga